The following are encoded together in the Tribolium castaneum strain GA2 chromosome 3, icTriCast1.1, whole genome shotgun sequence genome:
- the Myo81F gene encoding myosin-I heavy chain: MQELNFTSTSAMPDDGVPDMTRLTILDEEVINKNLKVRYEKDRIYTYTGSILVAVNPYKDIDIYSQHYVSKYQGKKLGAHEPHVFALAEAAYASLQADPSGKGHTNQSLVISGESGAGKTENTRFILQYLCSVTSGVSTWVEQQILEANTILEAFGNAKTVRNDNSSRFGKFMQVCFDSRWMIAGCIIQDYLLEQSRLTFQGPGERNYHVFYQLVEGAKHNKELATQLHLKDASFYNYLNQSSCAKLEGDDRRLDSLRLAFNVLQVPTNMCNGIFQTLSAILWLGNLSFEDIDGERCQLAETDAEILEIISSLLELELESLKQVVLLRQINVRGNITEIPLKLQEARENRHAMAKALYSRTFAWLINHINNCTNPGQDSTRFLGVLDIFGFENFAVNSFEQLCINYTNEKLHKFFNHYVFALEQEIYEQEAIQFNHIFFTDNSLCLELLEKPPRCVLRLLSEQCHLPRGCDASYISNLHAEFENHERYVKGEDRRRWETEFGIKHYAGCVTYCVKGFVDKNRDVQQDVFFDIISRSKNEFLQDLSKYQDLENLMASRQIANGGTTVSRGTSKGKPTVSDTFRHQLQALVDVLQSTTPWYVRCIKPNSEKLPNDYDSNLVLDQLKYLGMLDIIRIRKEGFPIHMNFDDFVNRYHCLSKNRLPPDMMKACRDLLESYNLPKTEWQLGKTKVFMRSHIHEPLEEARNKIILSRAVIIQKVYRRYVARKEFLKIRNAVLRIQHAYIGWKLRIEFLRKRRAAIIIQSHLRGVFAREVAAALREMRRVEEEMRRREKLEEERKAREAEEAQKRLAEEELSKKNEDLERSEKAAEQEIAALSHMAEQLKPRLTEPVTESVDLDNLFAFLSDVQPQNRNQIIDEIGEKMDELVEDLDVELETVIQQELEGLALEQQQPTPPKLAMPTLPEPTGPPPPPPPAFQNPPESPQQEVKETNNEPIYEAVLPREDTTCVSPPPLPAPPRLPSESPKASPPVSRPNSAIPPAWRYNNHEQEANNAEREQRRKCRVEKKLQELTETSEKESSAEETYHDMIEFAESYFNAHERSPEGTIIATLTRKRQSSELIPKCEMVTYYKGTTIPNSHIHMYDPDNINIACNIFRDLCKYIRGEMNAERELLVIQTIIGHALEREEIRDEIFVQCIRQATNNPSSEGTERVWLLLCLCVVSFQPSKLLHRYFVSFLKKNLAQGGKISQYVQWCIDNCNNTKVKVREHPPSSVEVAAMKRLGTIVCRFFFLDGRTKAIDVHPTDTAGDAARKLAERLGLRNLDGWAIYQSRPDGEEHVRAHYYLYDVIAQWEMNQNKLAPPTGLATLGRRSGTTLSGGENRFIFKRRLFKSSRELSQDPVEVNLLYAQAVHSVVKSDDFPVTEKVALQLAGLQAQVALGNPKDNNKLEYYTDIDVYLPYRISRTRGDDVWVPIIAQAHKQYGANRSELTAKALYLSCVMQYPLYGTTMFPVTYRGYWSYGNSLILGVNSEGIMLIKPDDKFVLNEYRYQEIESILLDPSDSFITITLQRHLNDNNHKCFVFETTQKNEIGSLIASYCPSLAAWLTENEAPQKRVKGITNEDRVRLYHNLVNCRRALVDHDILRKPTDSSGSFLRNTLRRLSKHKLDKLRQEHGGDTGETYKGFHYTFWAFSRQQLPQSISRLPDQEEQIMLQVFQIILTYAGLGQNGETIRRVEDEHVTLLQTILERCMRKESLLCELYLQLIKQTTDHPDPNSRVNLRHWALLSLACSVVLPPNKAIRRYLIAHLKRCSSDYVTEEGKYARFAEKCLLKTQGTRRRQWPPSREEILCTINRRPVYARFHFMDGQYHSVEFHPSATAKDVLEIVRDKIGLGSDAKGYAIYEVLGNSERSLSAEEKVADVMAKWERYRAATAANTANSTGTAKRARPQHHFFLFKKHIFMDNFINLNDPVEKELLYHQVLHDLRTDRFPVTDKEAMMLTALQAQLELGDVNDQIHDYRPIACHCLPARLVPILPQEGVAMHHQSLRGMTPSEAKQAFLNLIQSWPLHKATIFDVMQSFTSNWPRVLWLAVDQKGLHLLEHRSRNTLCTYDYGSILSYAPALNYLMIITGSDKKQSKVILTTAQAFQIATLIREYMEVLHGDAVEIRRAQTPKSRPVSALHQNAPLVPPQPS, translated from the exons ACATACACCGGCTCAATCCTCGTCGCAGTCAACCCTTACAAGGACATTGACATCTACTCTCAA CACTACGTGAGCAAATACCAGGGGAAAAAATTAGGGGCACACGAGCCACATGTTTTCGCACTGGCGGAAGCAGCTTACGCCTCTCTTCAAGCAGATCCGAGCGGAAAAGGTCACACGAACCAAAGCTTGGTCATAAGTGGAGAAAGCGGTGCTGGAAAAACGGAAAACACCCGCTTTATCCTCCAATATTTATGTTCAGTCACTAGTGGAGTTTCGACATGGGTTGAGCAACAGATCCTCGAAGCTAACACCATATTGGAAGCTTTCG GCAACGCGAAAACAGTCAGAAATGATAACTCGAGCCGGTTCGGGAAGTTCATGCAAGTCTGTTTTGACTCACGATGGATGATCGCGGGCTGTATCATCCAGGATTATCTCCTAGAACAATCGAGGCTGACTTTTCAGGGACCCGGCGAGCGCAATTATCACGTTTTTTACCAATTAGTCGAAGGAGCGAAA cacaataAGGAGCTAGCGACACAATTGCACCTAAAAGACGCCAGTTTTTACAATTATCTGAACCAGTCGAGTTGTGCGAAGCTTGAAGGTGACGATAGAAGGCTGGATTCATTAAGACTGGCTTTTAACGTGCTTCAAGTGCCCACAAACATGTGCAATGGCATTTTCCAAACACTTTCAGCCATTCTCTGGCTGGGAAACCTCAGTTTCGAGGATATCGACGGCGAGCGGTGCCAACTGGCTGAGACAGATGCggaaattttagaaataatcTCTTCTCTCTTAGAATTGGAGTTAGAGTCTTTGAAACAAGTCGTTCTTTTGAGGCAAATTAACGTTAGAGGAAATATCACCGAAATTCCACTCAAACTACAGGAA GCAAGAGAGAATCGACATGCGATGGCGAAAGCGCTCTATTCCCGGACTTTTGCCTGGCTTATTAACCATATCAACAACTGCACGAATCCGGGACAGGACTCGACGCGGTTTTTGGGCGTCTTGGACATTTTTGGCTTTGAGAATTTCGCAGTCAACTCCTTTGAACAACTCTGTATTAATTACACCAACGAGAAGTTGCACAAGTTTTTCAACCACTACGTATTCGCACTGGAGCAGGAAATC tacgAGCAAGAGGCAATCCAGTTCAACCACATCTTCTTCACCGACAACTCCCTGTGTTTGGAGCTGCTGGAGAAGCCGCCCCGTTGTGTCTTGAGGCTGCTGTCCGAGCAGTGCCACTTGCCGCGAGGCTGCGACGCTTCGTACATTTCGAATTTGCACGCGGAGTTTGAAAATCACGAACGATACGTCAAGGGGGAAGACCGGAGGCGTTGGGAAACCGAATTTGGGATAAAACACTACGCCGGCTGTGTCACTTATTGCGTTAAGGGTTTCGTCGATAAAAACCGAGACGTGCAACAAGACGTTTTCTTCGATATAATTTCGCGGAGCAAAAACGAATTTCTCCAAGATTTATCCAAGTATCAAGATTTAGAAAATCTCATGGCTTCGCGTCAGATCGCGAACGGCGGAACCACCGTGTCAAGGGGGACGAGTAAAGGCAAACCAACTGTTTCTGATACTTTCCGCCATCAGTTGCAAGCCCTTGTCGATGTTTTGCAGTCGACGACGCCGTGGTACGTCCGGTGCATTAAGCCGAACAGCGAGAAACTCCCGAATGATTATGACAGTAATCTAGTCTTAGACCAATTGAAGTATTTAGGAATGTTAGATATAATTCGTATACGAAAAGAAGGCTTCCCGATCCACATGAACTTTGACGATTTCGTCAATAGGTATCACTGTCTTTCCAAAAACCGTCTTCCACCTGACATGATGAAAGCCTGTCGGGATTTGCTCGAGAGTTACAATTTACCAAAGACTGAATGGCAGTTAGGCAAAACCAAAGTTTTCATGCGGTCTCACATACACGAGCCTTTGGAGGAAGCAAGGAACAAAATTATTCTCTCGCGCGCTGTCATCATCCAGAAAGTTTACCGCAGATACGTCGCCCGGAAggagtttttgaaaatacgcAACGCCGTCTTGCGCATCCAACACGCTTACATCGGCTGGAAATTACGAATCGAATTTTTGCGCAAACGACGCGCTGCCATAATAATCCAGAGTCACTTGCGGGGAGTTTTTGCCCGAGAGGTCGCAGCCGCGTTGCGCGAAATGAGACGAGTGGAAGAAGAAATGCGAAGAAGGGAGAAGCTGGAAGAGGAACGTAAAGCCCGAGAGGCAGAAGAGGCCCAAAAGCGACTGGCCGAGGAAGAGTTGAGCAAAAAGAACGAAGATTTGGAAAGGAGCGAAAA GGCCGCCGAACAGGAAATAGCCGCATTATCGCACATGGCCGAACAGTTGAAACCGCGCCTTACCGAACCTGTGACCGAGTCGGTCGATCTTGATAATCTCTTTGCGTTCTTATCAGACGTGCAGCCCCAAAATCGCAACCAAATCATTGACGAAATCGGGGAAAAGATGGACGAGTTGGTTGAGGATTTGGATGTGGAGCTGGAAACTGTGATCCAGCAGGAATTGGAAGGGCTGGCTTTGGAGCAACAACAGCCGACTCCCCCAAAACTCGCAATGCCTACTTTGCCCGAACCGACAGGGCCTCCCCCACCTCCACCTCCCGCGTTCCAGAACCCGCCAGAATCCCCACAACAGGAGGTGAAGGAGACCAATAATGAACCCATCTATGAGGCCGTTCTCCCACGGGAGGACACCACGTGTGTGTCACCTCCTCCATTACCCGCGCCTCCACGGCTGCCTTCAGAATCCCCCAAAGCTAGTCCGCCGGTCTCAAGACCAAACAGCGCTATA CCCCCAGCTTGGCGATATAATAATCACGAACAGGAAGCTAATAACGCAGAAAGGGAACAACGAAGAAAATGCCGCGTTGAGAAAAAGTTGCAAGAGTTGACTGAAACTAGTGAGAAAGAAAGTTCAGCAGAAGAAACCTATCATGATATGATCGAGTTTGCTGAGAGTTATTTCAATGCTCATGAAAGGAGTCCCGAGGGAACCATTATAGCGACTTTGACGAGGAAAAGACAGAGTTCGGAATTGATCCCGAAGTGTGAGATGGTGACTTATTACAAAGGGACGACCATTCCAAATTCGCATATTCATATGTACGATCCCGACAACATCAATATTGCTTGCAACATCTTCAGG GACTTGTGCAAGTACATTCGCGGCGAGATGAACGCCGAGCGCGAGCTGCTCGTCATCCAGACCATAATCGGGCACGCACTCGAGCGGGAGGAGATCCGCGACGAGATCTTCGTGCAGTGCATCCGCCAAGCCACCAACAACCCCAGTTCCGAAGGCACCGAACGCGTGTGGCTTCTCCTCTGCCTCTGTGTCGTGTCCTTCCAGCCCTCCAAGCTCCTCCACCGCTACTTCGTGTCATTTCTCAAGAAAAACCTAGCACAAGGGGGTAAAATCTCGCAGTACGTGCAGTGGTGCATTGACAACTGCAATAACACTAAAGTGAAAGTGCGGGAACACCCGCCTTCGTCAGTCGAAGTAGCGGCAATGAAGCGTCTGGGAACGATCGTGTGCAGATTTTTCTTTCTGGATGGGCGCACGAAGGCGATTGATGTCCACCCGACCGACACTGCAGGCGACGCAGCGAGGAAATTGGCTGAAAGGTTGGGGTTGCGGAATCTGGACGGCTGGGCGATTTATCAGAGTCGGCCTGATGGGGAGGAACACGTCCGCGCGCATTATTATCTCTACGATGTGATAGCGCAATgggaaat GAACCAGAATAAGTTGGCACCGCCGACCGGACTCGCCACGCTCGGCCGGCGGAGTGGCACCACGCTGAGTGGCGGAGAGAATAGGTTTATTTTCAAGAGAAGGCTTTTCAAGTCTAGTCGGGAGCTGAGTCAGGATCCCGTCGAAGTCAATCTTTTGTATGCTCAAGCTGTGCACAGTGTGGTCAag AGCGATGATTTTCCGGTTACGGAGAAAGTGGCCCTGCAGTTGGCGGGCCTGCAGGCCCAAGTGGCGTTGGGCAACCCCAAAGACAATAACAAGCTCGAATACTACACCGACATTGACGTTTATTTACCATACCGGATAAGTCGTACTCGAGGCGACGACGTCTGGGTGCCTATTATAGCGCAAGCGCACAAACAATACGGTGCTAACCGTTCCGAACTAACTGCCAAGGCTCTATACCTATCTTGCGTGATGCAGTACCCCTTATACGGCACTACTATGTTTCCGGTGACCTATCGAGGGTACTGGTCGTACGGAAACTCCCTTATTTTGGGGGTGAACAGCGAGGGGATCATGTTGATAAAACCCGACGATAAATTCGTCCTTAACGAATACCGCTATCAGGAAATCGAGAGTATTCTCCTAGACCCCAGTGATAGTTTTATCACCATAACGTTACAACGACACCTCAATGACAATAACCACAAATGTTTCGTTTTCGAGACGACGCAAAAGAACGAAATCGGGTCTCTGATTGCGAGTTATTGTCCGAGTTTAGCCGCCTGGCTGACGGAGAACGAAGCTCCTCAGAAGAGGGTTAAGGGGATTACGAACGAGGACAGAGTGAGGTTGTACCACAATTTGGTTAATTGCCGACGAGCGTTGGTCGATCATGACATATTGAGGAAACCGACTGATTCCTCAGGAAGCTTTTTACGGAACACGTTGAGGCGGTTGAGTAAACACAAGTTGGATAAGTTGAGGCAGGAACATGGAGGCGACACTGGAGAGACTTACAAAGGGTTTCATTATACGTTTTGGGCGTTCAGTCGCCAGCAACTGCCACAAAGCATCAGCAGACTGCCCGATCAAGAGGAGCAAATCATGCTTCAAGTGTTTCAGATTATTCTGACCTACGCTGGACTAGGGCAGAATG GTGAGACAATTCGGCGCGTGGAGGACGAGCACGTGACGCTCCTGCAGACGATCCTCGAGCGCTGCATGCGCAAGGAGTCGCTCCTTTGCGAGCTCTACCTCCAGCTCATAAAGCAAACCACCGACCATCCCGACCCCAACTCCCGCGTCAACCTCCGCCACTGGGCTTTGCTCTCTCTCGCATGTTCGGTGGTTTTGCCCCCCAATAAAGCGATCCGTCGCTACTTGATAGCCCACTTGAAGCGCTGCAGCTCCGATTACGTGACCGAAGAAGGCAAATACGCCCGATTTGCGGAAAAATGCCTGCTCAAGACCCAGGGAACGCGCCGCCGCCAATGGCCGCCCTCCCGTGAGGAGATCCTCTGCACGATCAATCGGCGGCCGGTCTATGCCCGGTTCCATTTCATGGACGGACAGTACCATTCCGTGGAGTTCCACCCCTCGGCAACGGCCAAGGATGTGTTGGAGATTGTGAGGGATAAGATTGGGTTGGGGTCGGATGCGAAAGGATATGCGATTTATGAAGTTTTGGGGAATTCGGAACGGAGTTTGTCGGCTGAGGAGAAAGTTGCCGATGTTATGGCCAAGTGGGAGAGGTACAGAGCCGCCACTGCGGCCAATACTGCCAATAGTACAGGCACTGCCAAGAGGGCAAGGCCCCAACATCACTTTTTCCTATTTAAGAAGCATATTTTTATGGACAACTTTATCAACTTGAACGATCCGGTTGAGAAGGAATTGCTGTATCATCAGGTCTTGCATGATTTGAGGACCGACAGGTTCCCGGTTACTGACAAAGAAGCG ATGATGCTAACTGCCCTCCAAGCTCAACTGGAACTGGGCGACGTGAACGACCAAATCCACGACTACCGGCCTATCGCCTGTCACTGTCTACCAGCCCGCCTTGTGCCGATCTTACCACAAGAGGGCGTAGCAATGCACCACCAATCTCTGCGGGGAATGACCCCATCGGAGGCGAAGCAAGCCTTCCTAAACCTAATTCAAAGCTGGCCTTTGCACAAAGCTACAATTTTCGACGTTATG CAATCGTTCACTTCGAACTGGCCTCGAGTGTTGTGGCTCGCCGTGGACCAGAAAGGCCTCCACCTCCTCGAGCACCGTTCAAGAAACACACTTTGTACCTACGATTATGGGAGTATTTTGAGCTACGCACCGGCGCTTAACTACCTAATGATCATAACCGGAAGTGATAAGAAACAGAGTAAAGTTATTTTGACCACTGCCCAAGCGTTCCAAATCGCGACTTTGATACGGGAGTACATGGAGGTGCTGCATGGAGATGCGGTGGAAATCCGGAGGGCACAAACGCCGAAAAGTCGGCCAGTTAGTGCTTTGCACCAGAACGCACCCTTGGTGCCCCCCCAGCCCAGCTAG